From Microplitis mediator isolate UGA2020A chromosome 11, iyMicMedi2.1, whole genome shotgun sequence, one genomic window encodes:
- the LOC130677369 gene encoding speckle-type POZ protein B-like, with protein sequence MQKGYTLVQRNTITYEWKIQEMSLFIEASNTSDTEIKIQSPKFSTKAKVPDVWNLQLRFNHRNSDHKDEISIFLNSFFNYEVRTEYSFYILNNEKKKVNYLKLIQKFKFQDGWGVPFIKKQGLLAKKNELLPDDILTIGIELTVFDDPVEVSATVPINESKATMARDYEELYKSKMGFDIELIVEEEKFQAHKLVLMARSSVFRAMLTTDMRENREKTVTIKDMKSEVFKKTLEFIYTDKVDDLDSFAEQLLEAADRFHIPTLKEVCVESLCESVTINNACRLLVVAHLHNATEMVEYISKFIAIHAIHVVKTEDYMTMKVLHPSLGFNLFDGLVTSPDSK encoded by the coding sequence ATGCAAAAAGGTTATACATTAGTACAAAGAAATACTATCACCTACGAATGGAAAATCCAAGAAATGAGTTTGTTTATTGAAGCTTCCAATACTTCTGACACAGAGATTAAAATACAATCACCCAAGTTCTCGACAAAAGCTAAAGTACCAGATGTTTGGAATCTGCAGCTAAGGTTTAATCATAGAAACTCAGATCACAAAGATGAAATtagcatatttttaaattcattttttaactatGAAGTGAGGACTGAATATTCATTCTATATTCtaaataatgagaaaaaaaaagtcaactaTTTGAAgctaattcaaaaattcaaattccaaGACGGCTGGGGTGTGCCATTTATAAAGAAACAAGGtttattagcaaaaaaaaatgaattgttgCCAGATGATATATTAACAATAGGTATAGAGCTTACGGTCTTTGATGATCCTGTTGAGGTTTCTGCCACTGTACCAATTAATGAATCGAAGGCAACAATGGCTCGTGACTATGAAGAGttgtataaaagtaaaatggGATTTGATATTGAGTTAATTGtagaagaagaaaaatttcaGGCGCACAAATTGGTTTTGATGGCACGCAGTTCTGTGTTTCGAGCGATGCTGACCACCGATATGAGagaaaatagagaaaaaacgGTCACTATAAAAGATATGAAGTCTGAAGTATTCAAGAAGACGCTAGAATTCATTTACACTGATAAAGTCGATGACTTAGATAGTTTTGCAGAACAATTGCTTGAAGCTGCAGATAGATTTCACATTCCCACGCTCAAAGAAGTATGTGTAGAATCACTTTGTGAATCTGTGACTATTAACAATGCCTGCAGATTACTTGTTGTAGCTCACCTGCATAATGCAACAGAAATGGTGGAGTATATTTCAAAGTTTATTGCAATTCATGCAATCCATGTGGTAAAAACAGAAGACTACATGACGATGAAAGTATTGCATCCGTCCTTgggatttaatttatttgatggaCTTGTCACTTCTCCTGAcagtaaataa
- the LOC130677008 gene encoding speckle-type POZ protein B-like, producing MLTTDMRENREKTITIKDMNSEVFKSMLEFIYTDKVSDLDYVAEQLLEAADKYQIHTHKEICAESLCKSVTIDNASRLLVVAYLHNTKEMLEYISNFIVINASHVVKTEEYKMMKELHPCLVPILFDKLAASFENK from the coding sequence ATGCTGACCACCGATATGAGAGAAAACAGAGAAAAAACGATCACTATAAAAGATATGAACTCTGAAGTATTCAAGAGCATGCtagaatttatttacactGATAAAGTTAGTGATTTAGATTATGTTGCGGAACAATTGCTCGAAGCCGCAGATAAATACCAAATTCACACGCACAAAGAAATATGTGCAGAATCACTTTGTAAGTCTGTGACCATCGATAATGCCTCCAGATTACTTGTTGTAGCTTACCTACATAATACAAAAGAAATGTTGGagtatatttcaaattttattgtaattaatgcaAGTCATGTGGTAAAAACAGAAGAGTACAAGATGATGAAAGAATTGCATCCGTGCCTAGTAcctattttatttgataaactTGCCGCTTCTTTTGAAAACAAATAA
- the LOC130677433 gene encoding magnesium-dependent phosphatase 1-like: MHPNIRRKPKLLVFDYDYILWPFSFDKDVAKFISRENDGSIVDNDGKELKCYEQVPEILENLTKEGFKIAIASEIKEVLQANELIRLLEWDKFITYRQPGLSIPLVRLFWFRNEKGIHFDDMIFFYAKPFDASEIISFCLGLTVILVENGLNNDLIENALEKFGYPDDDDDDDEDEDKDEDEPNR, from the exons aTGCATCCAAATATTCGTAGAAAGCCTAAATTACTTGTCTTCGATtacg attacatATTGTGGCCATTTTCGTTCGACAAAGACGTGgctaaatttatttctcgAGA aaatgATGGCTCTATAGTAGACAATGACGGCAAAGAATTAAAATGTTACGAGCAAGTACCggaaattttagaaaatttgacCAAAGAAGGCTTCAAAATTGCCATCGCCTCCGAGATTAAAGAAGTATTGCAAGcaaatgaattaattagaTTATTAGAATGGGATAAATTTATCACGTATAGACAACCGGGTCTGTCAATCCCGCTTGTGCGActtttttg gtTCAGAAATGAAAAAGGAATTCATTTTGAtgacatgatttttttttatgctaaaCCTTTCGATGCAAGTGAAATTATAAGCTTCTGTTTAGgtttaacggtaattttagTTGAAAATGGCCTGAACAACGATCTTATAGAAAATGCCCTAGAAAAATTTGGATATcctgacgatgatgatgatgatgatgaagatgaagatAAAGATGAAGATGAACCAaaccgataa
- the LOC130677316 gene encoding speckle-type POZ protein-like: MEAGYTLVKRNTVTYEWQIQEISSFLEASNTSDKAMVLQSSKFSTRAKIQDFWNLQVQLYDTKSENKDKVGLYLNSLNGNSEVKTEYSLFILNNEKKQVNKKKLIKTFGVHTSWGLSQFITKEDLLKKKDELLPYDILTIGIELTVFDDPVVISTNVPFNESKAFMAHDYEKFYESKMGSDVELIVQEKKFPAHKFVLMVRSPVFQAMLTTDMRENREKAITIKDMNSEVFKSMLEFIYTDKISDLDDVAEQLLEAADKYQIPTLKEICAESLCKSVTIDNASRLLVVAYLHNAKEMLEYISNFIVINAIHVVKTEEYKMMKKLHPSLGCILFDKLAASFENK; the protein is encoded by the coding sequence ATGGAAGCAGGTTATACTTTAGTAAAAAGAAATACTGTAACGTATGAATGGCAAATTCAAGAAATTAGTTCGTTTCTCGAAGCTTCCAATACTTCTGATAAAGCCATGGTACTACAATCCTCTAAGTTCTCAACAAGAGCTAAAATACAAGATTTTTGGAATCTGCAGGTACAGTTATACGATACTAAGTCAGAAAACAAAGATAAAGTTGGcctatatttaaattctttgaaTGGTAACAGCGAAGTGAAAACGGAATattcattgtttattttaaataatgagaaaaaacAAGTGAATAAAAAGAAACTAATTAAAACTTTTGGAGTTCATACTAGTTGGGGCCTTTCACAATTTATAACGAAAgaagatttattaaaaaaaaaagatgaattGTTGCCGTATGATATCTTAACAATAGGTATAGAGCTTACGGTCTTTGATGATCCTGTTGTCATTTCTACAAATGTGCCATTTAATGAATCAAAGGCTTTTATGGCTCATGACTATGAAAAGTTTTATGAGAGTAAGATGGGTTCTGACGTTGAATTGATagtccaagaaaaaaaatttccagctCACAAATTTGTTTTGATGGTACGCAGTCCTGTGTTTCAAGCGATGCTGACCACCGACATGAGAGAAAACAGAGAAAAAGCGATTACTATAAAAGATATGAACTCTGAAGTATTCAAGAGCATGCtagaatttatttacactGATAAGATTAGTGATTTAGATGATGTTGCGGAACAATTGCTCGAAGCCGcagataaatatcaaattccCACGCTCAAAGAGATATGTGCAGAATCACTTTGTAAGTCTGTGACCATCGATAATGCCTCCAGATTACTTGTTGTAGCTTATCTGCATAATGCAAAAGAAATGTTGGagtatatttcaaattttattgtaattaatgcaATCCATGTGGTAAAAACAGAAGAGTAcaagatgatgaaaaaattgcatccGTCCTTGGgatgtattttatttgataaactTGCCGCTTCTtttgaaaacaaataa
- the LOC130677219 gene encoding speckle-type POZ protein-like — protein MEAGYTVVKRNTIIYEWKIQEINSFIDTSNTSEESIALESSKFSTRAKIQDFWKLEIQFSGTKSENKDEVGLNLTSLNGNREVKTEYSLFILDNKKKQVNKDKLVKTFGADESWGLPFITKEELLNKGDELLPDDILTIGIELTVFDNPAVISTNVPFNKSKALMACDYRDLYKSKMGSDIELIVGEEKFQAHKLVLMVRSPVFRAMLTTDMRENREKTITIKDMKSEVFKSMLEFIYTDKVSDLDDVAEQLLEAADKYQIPTLKEICTASLCKSVIIDNASRLLALAYLHNAKEMLEYISNFIVIHASHVVETEEFKMMIESHPSLGSILFAKFAAPFENK, from the coding sequence ATGGAAGCAGGTTATACAGTAGTAAAAAGAAATACTATTATTTACGAATggaaaattcaagaaattaattcatttattgatACTTCCAATACTTCTGAAGAATCCATTGCATTAGAATCATCCAAGTTCTCGACAAGAGCTAAAATACAAGATTTTTGGAAGCTGGAGATACAGTTTTCTGGTACAAAGTCAGAAAACAAAGATGAAGTTGGCCTAAATTTAACTTCTTTGAATGGTAACCGCGAAGTGAAAACGGAATattcattgtttattttagataataagaaaaaacaaGTGAATAAAGATAAACTAGTTAAAACTTTTGGAGCTGATGAAAGCTGGGGTCTGCCATTTATAACGAAAgaagaattattaaataaaggaGATGAATTGTTGCCAGATGATATTTTAACAATAGGTATAGAGCTTACGGTGTTTGATAATCCTGCTGTGATTTCTACCAACGTgccatttaataaatcaaaggCTCTTATGGCTTGTGACTATAGAGACttgtataaaagtaaaatggGATCTGATATTGAGTTAATTGTAGGAGAAGAAAAATTTCAGGCGCACAAATTGGTTTTGATGGTACGCAGTCCTGTGTTTCGAGCGATGCTGACCACCGATATGAGAGAAAACAGAGAAAAAACGATCACTATAAAAGATATGAAGTCTGAAGTATTCAAGAGCATGCtagaatttatttacactGATAAAGTTAGTGATTTAGATGATGTTGCGGAACAATTGCTTGAAGCTGcagataaatatcaaattccTACGCTCAAAGAAATATGTACAGCATCGCTTTGTAAGTCTGTGATCATCGATAATGCCTCCAGATTACTCGCTTTAGCTTACTTGCATAATGCAAAAGAAATGTTGGAGTATATTtccaattttattgtaattcatgCAAGTCATGTGGTAGAAACAGAAGAGTTCAAGATGATGATAGAATCGCATCCGTCCTTGGGATCTATTTTATTCGCCAAATTTGCCGCTCCTtttgaaaacaaataa
- the LOC130677220 gene encoding speckle-type POZ protein-like, whose protein sequence is MPFNESKSSMAHDYEDLYESELGSDVELIVQEEKFQAHKLVLMVRSPVFRAMLTTDMKENREKTVTIKDMNSEVFKSMLEFIYTDEVSDLDDVAEQLLEAADKYQIPTLKEICAESLCKSVTIDNASRLLALAHLHNAKEMLEYISKFIVINAIHVVKTEEYKTMTELHPSLGSILFAKFAAFENK, encoded by the coding sequence ATGCCATTTAATGAATCAAAGTCTTCAATGGCTCATGATTATGAAGACTTGTATGAAAGTGAACTGGGTTCCGATGTTGAGTTAATTGTGCAAGAAGAAAAATTTCAGGCTCACAAATTGGTTTTGATGGTACGCAGTCCTGTGTTTCGAGCGATGCTGACCACCGACATGAAAGAAAACCGAGAAAAAACAGTCACTATAAAAGATATGAACTCTGAAGTGTTCAAGAGCATGCtagaatttatttacactGATGAAGTTAGTGATTTAGATGATGTTGCGGAACAATTGCTTGAAGCTGcagataaatatcaaattccTACGCTCAAAGAAATATGTGCAGAATCACTTTGTAAGTCTGTGACCATCGATAATGCCTCCAGATTACTCGCTTTAGCTCATCTGCACAATGCAAAAGAAATGTTGGAGTATATTTCAaagtttattgtaattaatgcaATCCATGTGGTAAAAACAGAAGAGTACAAGACGATGACAGAATTGCATCCGTCCTTGGGATCTATTTTATTCGCCAAATTTGCCGCTtttgaaaacaaataa
- the LOC130677009 gene encoding speckle-type POZ protein-like: MSSFIEASNTSDSKILITSPKFSTKAKRQDFWNLLVQLYDAKSEEKDEVGLFLMSLNGIELTVFNDPVDISTNVPFNESKAFMAHDYEKLYESQMGSDVELIVQEKKFQAHKFVLMVRSPVFQAMLTTDMRENREKTITIKNMDSEVFKSMLEFLYTDKVNDLDNVAEQLLEAADKYQIHTLKEICAESLCTSVTIDNASRLLALAYLHNAKEMLEYISNFIVINASHVVKTEEYKMMKELHPCLVPILFDKLAASFENK; the protein is encoded by the exons ATGAGTTCATTCATTGAAGCTTCCAATACTTCTGACTCAAAGATTTTAATAACATCACCTAAGTTCTCAACAAAAGCTAAAAGACAAGATTTTTGGAATCTGCTGGTACAGTTATACGATGCTAAGTCAGAAGAGAAAGATGAAGTTGGCCTATTCTTAATGTCTTTGAATG GTATCGAGCTTACGGTTTTTAATGATCCCGTTGACATTTCTACCAATGTTCCATTTAATGAATCAAAGGCTTTCATGGCTCATGACTATGAAAAGCTTTATGAGAGTCAAATGGGTTCTGATGTTGAGTTGAtagtacaagaaaaaaaatttcaagctcACAAATTTGTTTTGATGGTACGCAGTCCTGTGTTTCAAGCGATGCTGACCACCGATATGAGGGAAAACAGGGAAAAAACGATCACCATAAAGAATATGGACTCTGAAGTATTCAAGAGCATGCTAGAATTTCTTTACACTGATAAAGTCAATGATTTAGATAACGTTGCGGAACAATTGCTCGAAGCCGcagataaatatcaaattcataCGCTCAAAGAAATATGTGCAGAATCACTTTGTACGTCTGTGACCATCGATAATGCCTCCAGATTACTCGCTCTAGCTTATCTGCACAATGCAAAAGAAATGTTGGagtatatttcaaattttattgtaattaatgcaAGTCATGTGGTAAAAACAGAAGAGTACAAGATGATGAAAGAATTGCATCCGTGCCTAGTAcctattttatttgataaactTGCCGCTTCTtttgaaaacaaataa